A stretch of the Polynucleobacter tropicus genome encodes the following:
- a CDS encoding DnaJ C-terminal domain-containing protein, producing MKFRDYYETLGVARTATEAEIKSAYRKMARKYHPDVNKESGAEEKFKEIGEAYAVLKDTEKRAAYDRFGANWKNGQDFTPPPDWNEGFEYSDGGFGGGHPGYGGGFEGDQSEFFESLFGRGKHRQGGKGSHTRQGMNFKGQDHHAKILIDLADAYNGAKRTIALHMPAMDASGHVITQERKLDVSIPKGIKAGQNLRLSGQGGPGVGQGPAGDLFLEIDFHANPIYRVDGKDVFIDIPLAPWEAALGTTVNVPTPAGSTLELKIPAGTIAGRKMRLKGKGIPSAEPGDLYVVPTISLPPADTDARKEAYQNFEKAFDFNPRTHLKG from the coding sequence ATGAAATTTAGGGATTATTACGAGACCCTCGGTGTTGCTCGCACAGCCACCGAGGCGGAAATCAAATCGGCCTATCGGAAGATGGCTCGCAAGTATCACCCAGATGTCAATAAAGAATCTGGTGCCGAAGAAAAGTTCAAAGAAATTGGTGAAGCCTACGCTGTATTAAAAGATACCGAGAAGCGTGCTGCTTACGATCGCTTTGGCGCTAACTGGAAAAATGGACAAGACTTCACTCCCCCGCCAGACTGGAATGAAGGCTTTGAATATTCCGATGGCGGCTTTGGCGGTGGCCATCCTGGATATGGTGGCGGCTTTGAAGGCGATCAAAGCGAATTTTTTGAATCGTTATTTGGCAGAGGAAAACATCGTCAAGGCGGTAAAGGTAGTCATACACGCCAAGGCATGAATTTCAAAGGGCAAGATCATCATGCCAAAATATTGATTGATCTTGCCGATGCTTATAACGGTGCTAAGCGAACTATTGCCCTGCACATGCCGGCCATGGATGCTAGCGGTCACGTGATCACACAAGAACGTAAATTAGACGTAAGCATTCCAAAAGGCATTAAAGCAGGTCAGAATCTCAGACTTTCTGGACAAGGTGGTCCAGGCGTTGGTCAAGGTCCTGCAGGCGATCTCTTTCTCGAAATTGATTTTCATGCAAACCCCATTTATCGCGTCGATGGAAAAGATGTCTTCATTGATATCCCTCTTGCGCCATGGGAAGCCGCCCTTGGTACCACAGTGAATGTTCCAACTCCTGCTGGATCAACCCTGGAACTGAAGATACCTGCAGGTACCATTGCCGGTCGAAAAATGCGCCTTAAGGGCAAAGGCATACCAAGCGCGGAACCTGGGGACTTATATGTAGTTCCAACTATTTCACTACCTCCCGCTGATACCGATGCTCGCAAAGAGGCGTATCAAAACTTTGAGAAGGCTTTTGATTTCAACCCTAGAACCCATTTGAAGGGATGA
- a CDS encoding UxaA family hydrolase, with protein sequence MIEISEKKLAGPIIRLHPNDNIVVARIDVGIGTEVPSENFTSRSQVPAGYKIAAKKILKGEPILKYNVTVGFANTDIEPGTMVHSHNTEFREFDRDYAHASEYKPTQMLPESERATFQGYVRANGKVGTRNFIGILSTVNCSATVVNKIAAYFTPERLKDFPNVDGVVAFSHGIGCGMEMSGEPMQLLRRTMAGYARHPNLAAALIVGLGCERNQLKGLMEQEDLKEGSNLHTFIMQESGGTRKTIEAGIEAVKALLPEANKAKRQTVSASHLTVGLQCGGSDGFSSITANPALGAAIDILSRHGGTGILSETPEIYGVEHTLTRRAASKEIGEKLIKRIRWWKDEYSVGRDVQINGQVSPGNQIGGLANIFEKSLGSSMKGGTGPLMEVYKYAEPVTTKGFVFMDTPGFDPVSATGQIAGGANLVAFTTGRGSMFGSKPAPCLKLATNTPMYQRLTEDMDINCGEILDGTVSVQEMGQRIFELFLRTASGEPSKSELLGLGDYEFVPWQIGVMS encoded by the coding sequence ATGATTGAAATCTCTGAAAAAAAATTAGCCGGCCCAATCATCCGCCTACACCCGAACGACAACATCGTTGTTGCTCGAATAGATGTGGGCATTGGCACTGAAGTGCCTAGCGAAAACTTTACAAGTCGCAGCCAAGTACCTGCAGGCTACAAAATTGCCGCCAAAAAGATTCTTAAAGGTGAACCCATTCTTAAATACAACGTCACCGTTGGTTTTGCCAATACGGATATTGAGCCCGGCACGATGGTTCACAGCCACAATACCGAGTTCCGTGAATTTGATCGCGATTATGCGCATGCCAGCGAATACAAGCCCACTCAAATGCTGCCCGAATCTGAGCGCGCAACCTTCCAAGGCTATGTCCGAGCAAATGGCAAAGTGGGCACTCGTAATTTCATTGGTATTTTGTCGACCGTTAACTGCTCCGCTACTGTAGTAAACAAAATTGCGGCGTATTTCACCCCCGAACGTTTAAAAGATTTTCCGAATGTTGATGGGGTTGTTGCGTTTAGCCACGGTATCGGTTGTGGAATGGAAATGAGTGGCGAGCCGATGCAGTTACTTCGTCGCACTATGGCAGGCTATGCTCGTCACCCTAACCTTGCTGCTGCATTAATTGTGGGTCTTGGTTGCGAGCGCAATCAACTAAAAGGCTTAATGGAGCAAGAGGACCTAAAAGAAGGCTCCAATTTGCACACCTTCATCATGCAAGAGTCTGGCGGTACACGCAAAACCATTGAAGCCGGTATTGAAGCAGTTAAAGCCTTGTTGCCTGAAGCAAATAAAGCTAAACGCCAAACAGTATCTGCAAGTCACCTTACAGTAGGCCTTCAGTGCGGAGGCTCTGATGGCTTCTCATCCATTACAGCCAACCCAGCACTGGGCGCAGCAATTGATATTCTGTCTCGCCATGGTGGTACGGGTATTTTGTCCGAGACTCCTGAGATTTATGGCGTTGAACATACGCTTACCCGCCGCGCAGCCAGCAAAGAAATTGGTGAAAAACTGATTAAACGTATTCGTTGGTGGAAGGATGAATACTCAGTTGGACGCGATGTGCAAATTAACGGCCAAGTTAGCCCAGGAAATCAAATTGGTGGACTAGCTAATATTTTTGAGAAGTCATTAGGCTCTTCCATGAAAGGTGGGACTGGTCCATTAATGGAAGTCTATAAATATGCAGAGCCAGTTACTACGAAAGGCTTTGTATTTATGGATACCCCTGGATTTGACCCTGTATCAGCAACCGGTCAAATTGCCGGCGGCGCGAATCTCGTTGCCTTCACTACTGGACGCGGCTCTATGTTTGGATCTAAACCTGCGCCATGCCTTAAATTGGCTACGAATACCCCTATGTATCAGCGTCTTACTGAAGATATGGACATTAACTGCGGAGAAATTTTGGACGGCACAGTCTCTGTCCAGGAGATGGGTCAACGCATATTTGAATTATTCCTTAGAACGGCGTCTGGAGAACCATCCAAGAGTGAGCTTTTGGGTCTAGGAGACTATGAATTTGTACCTTGGCAAATTGGCGTAATGAGCTAA
- a CDS encoding Bug family tripartite tricarboxylate transporter substrate binding protein codes for MRKVFLALSLVSICFAFNVQAQSYPSQPIKLVIPFAAGGPSDVLARGFTPKLGENLGQPIIIENKPGAGANLAAEYVANSKPDGYTLFLMMVGTQAINETLYKKLNYNLIKDFSPVSLVASSSLLFVANPSAPFKTIPELIAYAKANPNKVSFASSGAGTPLHLGGELFNTQAGTDILHVPYKGAAPALTDVLGGQIETALVGTPAALPYVRSGKLIPLGITSLKRSPNAPDIPAISEFLPKFEVELVYAIVAPANTPKAIIDKLNSQLNTVLNNPEIKSQINGKGFDIVTSTPSQLGDYIKSEVAKWGPIVKKSGATAE; via the coding sequence ATGAGAAAAGTATTTTTAGCATTGTCGCTAGTCAGTATTTGCTTTGCCTTTAATGTGCAAGCTCAAAGCTACCCTTCTCAGCCGATTAAATTGGTTATTCCATTCGCAGCTGGAGGCCCTTCTGATGTTCTGGCTCGAGGCTTCACACCAAAGCTTGGTGAAAATCTTGGGCAACCCATCATTATTGAAAACAAACCAGGCGCTGGCGCTAACTTAGCGGCAGAGTACGTGGCAAATTCAAAACCAGATGGCTACACATTGTTTTTAATGATGGTAGGAACTCAAGCTATCAATGAAACTCTTTACAAAAAGCTGAATTACAACCTCATCAAAGATTTCTCACCAGTCTCATTAGTTGCTTCTTCCTCATTGTTATTTGTTGCCAATCCCTCAGCCCCTTTTAAAACGATCCCCGAACTTATTGCATACGCTAAAGCAAATCCAAACAAAGTTAGCTTTGCTTCCTCGGGTGCAGGCACCCCCTTGCATTTAGGTGGTGAGCTCTTTAATACACAAGCAGGAACCGACATCCTGCACGTTCCATATAAAGGCGCAGCGCCAGCACTTACCGATGTACTGGGTGGGCAGATTGAAACAGCTTTAGTTGGCACGCCTGCAGCGCTTCCTTATGTTCGTTCAGGAAAATTAATTCCATTAGGAATCACGAGCCTTAAGCGTTCGCCAAACGCGCCTGATATCCCAGCTATTTCTGAATTTCTTCCAAAGTTTGAAGTTGAGTTGGTGTACGCGATTGTTGCCCCTGCTAACACCCCAAAGGCAATTATTGACAAACTCAATTCTCAATTGAATACAGTATTAAATAATCCCGAGATTAAAAGTCAGATCAATGGCAAAGGATTTGACATTGTCACTAGCACTCCCAGCCAGCTAGGTGATTACATCAAATCTGAAGTTGCCAAATGGGGCCCGATCGTCAAGAAATCTGGCGCCACTGCAGAATAA
- a CDS encoding mandelate racemase/muconate lactonizing enzyme family protein, whose protein sequence is MKITQALIFPLSIPLIEPIKMAKEVIVDAKTVLVGLTDEDGRQGWGEASVAPLMTGETLDSLLASVKYLAEKVRTTEWADPKGFISQLDAILYGNPSAKSCLEMALLDLYTQKKSIPLWKYLQSLSNGNAVASPNEIPLLRMLGGSLEKEIEDAKTFRQAGFKHWKIKIGLLSLDEDLHRVKVLSELLKGDVVSVDANGAMSLEDAICFCESTEAKNLSFAEQLINANSSLEDFVKLKKHSAIPIALDESIHGIQEIEEFMKAKAFNGASLKLIKTGGILEAWTCAQTLREKSFKLNLACKVAETSLSGAATASIGFALGEVPWGFSMSNQYLQFDICDKPLRANQGHLDCAQMNIVGVGITPNISRVKDAVAQGYSTIQY, encoded by the coding sequence ATGAAAATTACTCAGGCTCTCATTTTTCCGTTATCCATCCCATTGATTGAGCCAATCAAGATGGCTAAGGAAGTGATCGTTGATGCCAAAACTGTATTGGTAGGCTTGACTGATGAAGATGGCCGCCAAGGTTGGGGGGAAGCGTCAGTAGCGCCTCTGATGACGGGCGAGACCCTTGATAGTTTGCTTGCCAGTGTTAAATACTTGGCGGAAAAAGTACGCACAACAGAATGGGCTGATCCCAAAGGATTTATTAGCCAGCTTGATGCAATTCTATATGGCAATCCATCCGCAAAGTCTTGTTTAGAAATGGCATTGCTTGATTTATATACACAAAAGAAATCCATTCCTCTTTGGAAATACTTACAGTCATTAAGCAATGGAAATGCTGTAGCAAGTCCAAATGAGATACCACTCCTAAGAATGCTTGGTGGCAGTTTAGAAAAAGAGATTGAAGATGCAAAAACATTTCGCCAAGCTGGATTTAAGCATTGGAAAATCAAGATTGGACTTTTATCTTTAGATGAAGACTTGCATCGCGTTAAGGTATTGTCTGAGTTGTTAAAGGGCGATGTCGTTTCAGTTGATGCCAATGGCGCCATGTCTTTAGAAGATGCAATTTGTTTCTGCGAATCTACAGAAGCTAAAAATTTATCTTTCGCAGAGCAATTGATCAATGCGAATTCTTCTCTAGAGGATTTTGTGAAACTTAAGAAGCATTCTGCAATCCCCATTGCTTTGGATGAATCTATCCATGGCATCCAAGAAATTGAAGAGTTTATGAAGGCTAAAGCTTTTAATGGGGCAAGTCTTAAATTGATTAAAACGGGCGGGATTCTAGAAGCGTGGACTTGCGCCCAGACCTTGCGTGAAAAGAGTTTTAAGCTTAATTTGGCATGCAAAGTTGCGGAAACATCCTTATCGGGTGCGGCAACTGCTTCAATTGGCTTTGCCTTAGGCGAGGTTCCCTGGGGATTTAGCATGTCAAATCAATATCTACAGTTTGATATTTGCGACAAGCCATTGCGAGCCAATCAGGGGCATTTGGATTGCGCCCAAATGAATATCGTTGGGGTTGGCATTACTCCCAATATCAGTCGCGTTAAAGATGCTGTGGCCCAAGGTTATTCAACTATTCAATATTAA
- a CDS encoding 3-hydroxyacyl-CoA dehydrogenase family protein: MKSVVVVGTGIMGAGIAAGFLARSIPVTILGRNKEKAEACLDKALTLAKKIGVEGDNATKDQADIKKQQVVGIVEEYQGWNDSMWVIETVAENLALKQEVFKYLDQVVPANIPIGSNSSGFPISKIAEGLKTANRMMGAHYFMPAEVVPLVEIVMGQKTDIQYAEQACELYRSVDKKPVLVKKDIPGFLANRIQHALMREALSLVQEGIATPEDIDDAVRYSFGFRYAAVGPMTQKEISGWDGMANAAKEIYPSLSNITTLPPKVVQLMADGKTGMKAGEGFRKWSPEEIAQVSDSYSRRLKAAFDVLNIE; this comes from the coding sequence ATGAAATCTGTAGTCGTTGTTGGAACCGGAATCATGGGCGCAGGTATTGCCGCTGGATTTTTAGCCCGCAGCATCCCTGTAACCATCCTTGGAAGAAATAAAGAAAAGGCGGAGGCCTGCCTTGATAAGGCCCTCACCCTTGCAAAGAAAATTGGCGTGGAAGGAGACAATGCCACCAAAGATCAAGCTGACATCAAGAAGCAGCAGGTCGTTGGAATAGTGGAGGAATACCAGGGGTGGAATGATTCCATGTGGGTCATCGAAACCGTTGCAGAGAACCTTGCATTAAAACAAGAGGTTTTCAAATATCTAGATCAAGTAGTTCCAGCAAATATTCCCATTGGAAGCAATAGCTCCGGTTTCCCAATCAGCAAAATAGCTGAGGGCTTGAAAACTGCAAACCGCATGATGGGCGCACACTACTTCATGCCTGCCGAAGTAGTGCCATTAGTTGAAATTGTCATGGGTCAAAAGACAGATATTCAATACGCGGAGCAAGCTTGTGAGCTCTATAGGTCGGTTGATAAGAAGCCGGTTCTAGTTAAGAAAGATATTCCAGGATTTCTGGCAAACCGCATTCAACATGCCCTCATGAGAGAGGCTTTGTCGCTAGTGCAGGAAGGTATTGCTACTCCAGAGGATATCGACGATGCAGTACGTTATAGCTTTGGATTTCGTTATGCAGCCGTTGGTCCAATGACGCAAAAAGAAATCTCAGGCTGGGACGGAATGGCTAATGCCGCAAAAGAGATCTACCCATCCCTTTCAAACATCACCACCCTACCACCGAAGGTTGTACAACTTATGGCTGATGGTAAAACTGGCATGAAAGCCGGTGAAGGTTTTCGTAAGTGGAGCCCCGAAGAAATTGCTCAGGTATCCGACTCTTATTCACGCAGATTAAAAGCTGCATTTGATGTTCTTAATATTGAATAG
- a CDS encoding SMP-30/gluconolactonase/LRE family protein, with protein sequence MHNPFQPVEKIKTEVFATMPEKFRKKSRTGWSDPNRQGAEVECFLEGPSFDREGNLWFVDIPFGRIFRIDTKGNWELITQYDGWPNGLKFHKDGRAFICDYKAGLLALDPKTGKIETILGSMYSENFKGLNDLHFASNGDLYFTDQGQTGIADPTGRVFRLRANGQLDRLALNVPSPNGITLNTQEKHVFVAATRSQQIWRLPLMADGSVSKTGVAIQLTGGVAGPDGIEMDSENGLLVCHLGIGIWRFDSNMLPTHLIYSENPHHHHLANMCFGGPDNKDLYITESLSGDILKVTLPVAGKKMFGLS encoded by the coding sequence ATGCATAACCCCTTCCAGCCAGTAGAAAAAATCAAAACGGAAGTTTTTGCAACAATGCCAGAGAAATTCAGAAAGAAATCTCGTACTGGCTGGTCAGATCCAAACCGTCAGGGAGCAGAAGTAGAGTGCTTCTTGGAGGGCCCATCCTTTGATCGCGAAGGTAACTTGTGGTTTGTTGATATCCCCTTTGGCCGCATTTTCAGAATCGACACCAAAGGCAATTGGGAATTAATTACTCAATATGATGGATGGCCAAATGGATTGAAGTTCCACAAAGATGGTCGCGCATTCATTTGTGACTACAAAGCAGGATTGTTGGCTTTAGATCCAAAAACAGGAAAAATTGAAACTATCCTGGGATCCATGTATAGCGAGAACTTCAAGGGTTTAAACGACCTTCACTTCGCATCCAATGGTGACCTATATTTCACGGATCAAGGTCAGACCGGCATCGCAGATCCAACAGGACGTGTATTCAGATTGCGTGCAAACGGTCAATTGGATCGCTTGGCGTTAAACGTTCCAAGCCCTAACGGCATTACTTTAAACACTCAAGAGAAGCATGTATTTGTTGCAGCTACTCGATCACAGCAAATTTGGCGTCTACCTTTAATGGCCGATGGTTCGGTTTCCAAGACCGGTGTGGCTATTCAGTTAACTGGTGGTGTTGCAGGTCCTGATGGTATTGAGATGGATTCTGAGAATGGTTTGTTGGTATGCCACCTGGGAATCGGCATCTGGAGATTTGACAGCAACATGCTGCCAACCCATTTAATCTATTCCGAGAACCCACATCACCACCACTTAGCAAATATGTGCTTTGGTGGCCCTGACAATAAAGATCTCTACATTACCGAATCTTTGTCAGGCGATATTTTGAAAGTAACTTTGCCAGTGGCTGGCAAAAAAATGTTTGGACTTTCCTAA
- a CDS encoding GntR family transcriptional regulator, translated as MPLYKSLANTLEQRIYNGDWPVGSVLPAEADLCRDFGSSRHTLRHALQILEANGLIYRHQGAPTKVVSRQRLRRFTQSFNSPIDILSYSRDTYRENLVEEYIELDQSLSQIVGAPVGSSWYHIGGIRKRQKLEEVIAWTDIYILPQFASLTKDPEHTQVMVYEQIEKKYGARIERAEVDVYAGAASPVISKKLNIEPNASCLVIIRRYFDDQDKLFEVTVTHHPENKYKYSMEFKASSEV; from the coding sequence TTGCCGTTATACAAGTCTCTAGCGAATACGCTAGAGCAACGTATTTATAACGGAGACTGGCCGGTGGGGTCTGTCTTGCCTGCTGAGGCAGACCTGTGCCGAGACTTTGGGTCTAGTCGACATACTTTGCGACATGCTTTGCAGATTTTGGAAGCGAATGGATTGATCTATCGCCATCAAGGCGCACCTACAAAAGTCGTATCCCGCCAACGTTTGCGTCGTTTCACGCAAAGCTTTAATTCCCCGATTGATATTTTGAGCTATTCACGAGATACCTATCGCGAGAACTTAGTTGAGGAATATATCGAGTTAGATCAATCCTTGAGTCAAATCGTTGGCGCTCCGGTTGGATCTTCTTGGTATCACATTGGTGGAATACGCAAACGCCAAAAGCTGGAAGAGGTTATTGCGTGGACAGATATTTATATCCTGCCGCAGTTTGCATCTTTGACTAAAGACCCTGAGCACACTCAAGTAATGGTGTACGAGCAGATTGAAAAGAAATATGGGGCTCGTATTGAACGTGCTGAAGTGGATGTTTATGCAGGAGCCGCATCGCCTGTTATTTCCAAAAAGTTGAATATAGAGCCCAATGCCTCATGCTTGGTAATTATTCGTCGCTATTTTGATGACCAAGATAAGTTGTTTGAGGTAACGGTCACGCACCATCCAGAAAATAAATACAAATACAGCATGGAATTTAAAGCGAGCTCAGAGGTATAA
- a CDS encoding Ldh family oxidoreductase → MKYLSIADAEGFIASALEAEKVPAADAKIIANLMVQSDLAGADGHGIFRLPAYLKRIRAGGVNLQPNIRVEREQGATALINGDNALGHLVMNRAVELALEKVKQHSVCWIGSHFGNHSGAASVYVRKLAEQGYIGIYMAVGNANHMAPWGGIDLLLSTNPIAIAVPAGKEPIVLLDIATTVAAYGKVKVAAQKGESIPDDWMIDKQGKPITDPKRSAEGSLLPIGGYKGYGLAVMIGLLAGALNNAAVGKGTIDFNAHHDLVTNTGQTIIAVDPSAFGNKDDFIARVIELVNDLKSSTTLPGVKEIRVPGEGAAKTMAERQKLGIPVSPELLDALNACARECGITSLVL, encoded by the coding sequence ATGAAATATTTATCCATTGCAGATGCAGAAGGTTTTATTGCTAGTGCTCTTGAAGCGGAAAAAGTGCCTGCAGCGGATGCGAAAATTATTGCTAATTTGATGGTGCAGTCAGATTTGGCTGGTGCTGATGGGCATGGCATCTTCCGATTACCCGCTTACCTGAAGAGAATTCGTGCTGGCGGTGTAAATCTTCAGCCCAATATTCGTGTTGAACGTGAGCAGGGTGCGACGGCACTTATTAATGGCGACAATGCATTAGGTCATTTAGTTATGAATCGCGCAGTAGAGCTAGCGCTTGAGAAGGTGAAACAACACAGCGTCTGCTGGATTGGCAGCCATTTTGGAAATCATTCTGGCGCTGCTTCGGTTTATGTTCGTAAACTAGCCGAGCAAGGATATATTGGCATTTACATGGCTGTAGGTAATGCAAATCATATGGCTCCATGGGGTGGAATTGATTTGCTCTTATCAACCAACCCGATTGCTATTGCGGTTCCTGCTGGCAAAGAGCCGATTGTCTTGTTGGATATAGCAACTACAGTCGCCGCCTACGGCAAAGTAAAAGTGGCCGCGCAAAAGGGCGAATCCATTCCTGATGATTGGATGATTGATAAACAAGGCAAACCGATTACAGATCCTAAGCGATCTGCTGAAGGCTCTTTATTGCCTATCGGTGGTTACAAAGGCTATGGTTTGGCGGTCATGATTGGCCTATTGGCTGGTGCTTTAAATAATGCGGCAGTAGGCAAGGGAACTATTGATTTCAATGCTCACCATGATTTGGTTACCAATACTGGGCAAACGATTATTGCGGTGGATCCAAGCGCTTTTGGCAACAAGGATGATTTCATTGCTCGGGTGATTGAGTTGGTGAATGATTTAAAGAGCTCAACAACCCTTCCGGGTGTTAAGGAAATTCGTGTGCCAGGAGAAGGTGCCGCCAAAACTATGGCAGAAAGACAGAAACTGGGCATACCAGTTTCGCCCGAACTATTAGATGCCTTAAATGCCTGCGCTAGAGAATGCGGAATCACATCACTAGTACTGTAA
- a CDS encoding Bug family tripartite tricarboxylate transporter substrate binding protein: MAITGLLVGAVNAAYPDKPIKMMIGYAPGSSTDIVGRMIANDLSIALKQPIVVENRGGAAGSLAAEAVAKSAPDGYTILFAQNGLAINVAANPKLPFNGQKDLLPVVGVAATPHILIVNNNSPAKTVADLMAMLKADPGKLSFGSSGIGNSDHMAGELFLATTGLQAIHVPYKGGSPAATDLVGGQIDFYFAGMPVGLPLYKGDKARALAVTSKNRFSGAPELITIQEAGVKGYEMALWQGMFVPAGTPQNIVKALNNSTLKILETPEMKERFQKAGVQIAPMDTKQFSELYFSDIARWKVVMEKAKIKLD; encoded by the coding sequence GTGGCGATCACCGGCCTTTTGGTAGGAGCAGTCAATGCTGCCTATCCAGACAAACCGATCAAGATGATGATTGGTTATGCGCCAGGTAGCTCAACCGATATCGTAGGCAGAATGATTGCGAACGATTTAAGTATTGCGCTTAAACAACCAATAGTTGTTGAAAATCGTGGTGGTGCAGCGGGAAGTTTGGCTGCTGAAGCAGTCGCCAAAAGCGCTCCTGATGGCTACACCATCCTATTTGCTCAAAACGGTTTAGCAATTAATGTTGCCGCAAATCCAAAATTACCTTTTAACGGCCAAAAAGATTTATTGCCTGTAGTAGGTGTTGCGGCCACTCCTCACATTTTGATCGTGAACAATAATTCTCCGGCAAAAACCGTGGCTGATCTAATGGCAATGCTGAAAGCGGATCCGGGTAAATTGAGTTTCGGTTCTTCTGGTATTGGAAATTCTGATCATATGGCAGGCGAGTTATTTCTGGCTACCACTGGTTTACAGGCCATTCACGTGCCTTATAAAGGTGGCTCACCTGCAGCGACAGATTTAGTAGGAGGTCAAATTGATTTCTATTTCGCTGGTATGCCAGTAGGTCTTCCTCTTTATAAAGGTGATAAGGCGAGAGCTTTAGCAGTGACAAGTAAGAATCGTTTTAGTGGTGCCCCTGAGTTAATAACCATTCAAGAGGCTGGAGTGAAGGGTTATGAGATGGCTTTGTGGCAGGGCATGTTTGTTCCAGCTGGAACTCCACAAAATATTGTCAAAGCACTTAACAATTCAACTCTGAAAATTCTGGAAACTCCTGAGATGAAGGAGCGTTTTCAAAAGGCAGGCGTACAAATCGCGCCTATGGATACCAAGCAGTTCTCAGAACTTTACTTTTCCGATATTGCTAGGTGGAAAGTGGTGATGGAAAAAGCCAAGATTAAGCTCGACTAA
- a CDS encoding pirin family protein has translation MLLLRKSQERGYADHGWLKSFHSFSFAGYHDPRFMGWGNLRVINEDRVAPGMGFGKHGHRNMEIISYVLSGELAHEDSMGNIKGIPPGDVQRMSAGTGVMHSEFNHAKDQTTHFLQIWIEPNQLEITPSYEQKTIPAANKDGKLCLVASPTGEAGSVSISADAKMYAGLFDGEQSANLKLDTSRKAYVHLIRGSLQVNGQELNGGDALLIQNEADLTFLNGKSAEVLVFDLSA, from the coding sequence ATGCTACTTCTCCGAAAATCCCAAGAGCGAGGCTATGCCGACCATGGTTGGCTCAAAAGCTTTCACTCCTTTTCCTTTGCTGGTTATCACGATCCCCGATTTATGGGCTGGGGAAATTTACGCGTTATTAATGAAGATCGCGTTGCACCTGGCATGGGGTTTGGGAAACACGGCCATCGCAATATGGAAATCATTAGCTATGTACTCTCAGGCGAATTGGCACATGAAGACAGCATGGGAAATATTAAAGGGATTCCTCCTGGCGATGTGCAACGCATGAGCGCCGGAACCGGAGTAATGCATAGCGAATTCAATCACGCCAAAGACCAAACCACGCACTTTTTACAAATCTGGATTGAACCCAATCAATTAGAAATTACGCCCAGTTATGAACAAAAAACAATTCCCGCTGCCAATAAGGATGGAAAGCTATGTTTAGTTGCCTCCCCTACCGGCGAGGCGGGATCAGTCAGCATTTCGGCTGATGCCAAAATGTATGCGGGACTTTTTGACGGTGAGCAGTCAGCCAATCTGAAATTAGACACGAGTCGTAAAGCCTACGTTCACCTTATTCGCGGTTCACTTCAAGTTAATGGCCAGGAATTAAATGGTGGCGATGCGCTTCTTATTCAGAATGAAGCTGACTTAACGTTTTTGAATGGAAAAAGCGCCGAAGTCTTGGTATTTGACCTCAGCGCTTAA